Within the Thermoanaerobaculia bacterium genome, the region CCCGGATTCGAGCCGGGACCGCTTTATCCGGTCTATTCCTCCGACTTCTTCGACGGCGCGCATTTCGTGATGAAGGGGGGCTCGCCGGCGACGACGGGCGACCTCCTTCGCCGTACGTTCCGGAACTGGTTCCAGCCGCACTATCCCTATCCCTACGCGACGTTCCGCTGCGCGAGGACCGCGGCGTGAAGCCGCCGAGGACCGCGGCGTGAAGCCGCCGAGGACTATCGCGTGAGCTCCGCGGCGGCGCTCTCGACTTTCGCGATGGACGTCGCGCGCGACCTCGCCCTGTCGCCGCGGCAGCTCCAGTCGAAGTATCTCTACGACCGGCTCGGGAGCCGCCTCTTCGAGGCGATCTGCCGATTGCCGTGGTACACGATCACGCGCGCCGAGCTCGGGCTCCTCTCCCGGCACGCCGACGAGATCGCCGCGGAGCTCCCCGATCCGCTGACGTTGACCGAGCTCGGACCCGGCGACGGCGAGAAGATCGCCCTGCTCGCCGCGGCGCTCGTCCGGGAGCGGAGCGCGCTCGCGACACACTTGATCGACATTTCCCAGACCGCCCTCGACCAGGCGGAGCGCCGCCTCGGGCGGTACGAAGGGGTGTCGGTCGTCGGGCACCGGGCGTCGTACGAGGAAGGGTTGCGGCGGGTCGCCCGCGCGAGAAACGGCGACGGCGGCCTGCTCGTCCTCTTCCTCGGATCGAATCTGGGAAACTTCGATCGCGATGCCGCCCGCGATTTCCTCCGCGCGATCCGCGGCACGCTCCGCCCGGGCGACGCGCTGCTCCTCGGCGCGGACCTCGTCAAGCCCGAGAAGGACCTCGTCCTCGCCTACGACGACCCGCTGGGGGTCACGGCGGCGTTCGACAAGAACCTGCTCCTGCGAATCAACCGGGAGCTCGACGGAAACTTCGACCTCGAGGCCTTCGCTCATCGCGCCGTCTTCGATTCGGTGGAGTCGCGCGTCGAGATGCGCCTCGTTTCGCTCCGCGATCAGGAGGTCGAGATCCCGGCCGCGGGGACGCGCGTGCGATTCGCCGAAGGCGATTACATCTGGACGGAGAGCTCCTACAAATACACGGCTGCGGTCCTCCGGCGACTCGTCGAGGATGCGGGATTCGCCTGCCGGCGCCAATGGGTGGACTCCGAGGCCGCGTTCGCGCTCGCCCTGTTTTCCGCGACCTGAGCGGGCGGACCGGCTAAGATTCTCCCGACCGAACCGACCAAATGCTGACGCCCGGAACGCGATTGGGTCCCTATGAGGTGCTCTCGCCGCTCGGCGCCGGAGGGATGGGAGAGGTCTACCGGGCCCGGGACACGCGGCTGGGACGGGAGGTGGCCGTCAAGGTCCTCCCCGAAACTCTCGCGCGGGACGCCGAGCGGGTGCGGCGGTTCGAGTCGGAGGCCCGGGCGGCCTCGGCGCTCGCCGACCCGCACGTCGTGACGGTCTTCGACGTGGGAGAGCAGGAGGGGATCCCCTGGATCGCGACCGAGCTCGTCGAAGGGGTCGATCTCCGCCACCTCCTCGACTCCGGTCCCCTCCCGCTCGCGAAAGCGGTCGATCTCGGCGTGCAGATCGCCGAGGGCCTGGCGGCGGCGCACGACCGGGGGATCGTCCACCGGGACATGAAGCCCGAAAACGTCCTGATCACGCGGTCCGGCACCGCGAAGATCGCCGACTTCGGGCTGGCGAAGCAGACGGAGCCGTCGTCCGATCTCTCGCGGATGGCGACGGCGGCGGCGAGCGCGACGGCGACGGGGATCGTCATGGGAACGATCGCCTACATGTCGCCGGAGCAGGCGCGCGGGGCGAAGGTCGACTTCCGCGCCGACCAGTTCGCTTTCGGCCTGATCCTCTACGAGATGCTGACCGGAAGGCGCGCGTTCGCGCGCGAGAATCCCGCGGACACGCTCTCGGCGATCCTCCGCGACGAGCCGGCGCCGATCGCCGGCGTTGCGCCGGGGACGCCGCCGCCGCTCGCGCAGATCGTCGGGCGATGCCTCGCGAAAGAGCCGGCCGGAAGGTACGGGTCGACGCGGGACCTCGTGCACGACCTGCGGTCCGCCGGCGATGCGGCCGTGCCCGCCTCCGCGCCTTCCGTGGCGCCCCCGTCGCGGCACGGGAGTCGGCCGGCGGTCGCGGGCGCGATCGCGGCGGCTGCGGTGCTCCTCGCGGCCGGCGGGTTCTTCCTCCTCCGCCGCCGCGCGCCCGCTCCCGCGGGGATCGATTCCCTGGCGATCCTGCCCTTCGCGAACTCGAGCGGGAAACCGGAAACGGACTTCCTGAGCGACGGGATCACGGAGAGTCTGATCAACAAGGTCTCGCAGGTCTCGGGTCTGCGGGTGATCTCGCGCACCTCGGCGTTCCATTACAAGGGGAAGGAGATCGATCCCGAGAAAGTCGCGAAGGAATTGAACGTCCGGGCGCTCCTGACCGGCCACGTGCTCGCGGTCGGCGATTCCCTGTCCGTCGGCGCCGAGCTCGTCGACGCGAAGGACGGAAGGCACCTCTGGGGAGAGCAGTACAACCGGAAGATGGCGGACATCTTCTCGATGCAGAGCGAGATCGCCTCCGAGATCGCGACGGCGCTCCGGGGAAACCTGACGGGCCAGGAGCAGGGAAAAATCGAAAAGCGGCCGACGGACAACCTCGCGGCCTACGAATCCTTCCTCAAGGGGAAGTATTTCCTGGATCGCAGCAATCCGGACGACCTCGAGAAGGCCAGGGCGGCCTTCGAAGAGGCGGTATCGCGGGATCCGAACTTCGCCCTCGCCCACGTCGGCGCTTCGGCATGCTACGGGATCGAGGCCTCCGCCGAGTACCGGAATCCCGCCGAGAGCTGGCCGAAGGCCCGCGAGCACGCGGAGCGGGCGGTCGCCCTGGACGACTCTCTGCCGGAGGGCCATGTGGCCCTGGCCGCGATCCTGTTGAACCGCGATTGGGATTGGGCGGCGGCGGAGAAAGAATTCAAGCGGGCGATGGCATTGGGGCCGGTCACCATCGCGTCGGCGGACCCGAACGATCTGTACGCGATGAATCTGGCGGCACTGGGACGTCTCGACGAGGCCGTGTCCTCGGAAATGAAGGCGCGGAAGACCGACCCTCTTTCGCCCCTTCTGGCGTCCGACGTGGCCCAGATCTATTACTACGCGAGGCGCTACGACGACGCCCTCCGGGAAGCGCGCCGCGCCCTGGAGCTGCAGCCCGATTCCGTCTTTGCGAAGGTGACGCTCGGCCTGTCTCTCGTCCTGGAGGGAAAATCCGAAGCCGGGATCGCGTCGCTCGAGTCCGCGGTGAAACTTTCGGGAGAAGCGCCGTCCCAGCTCGCGATCCTCGGGTGGGCGTTGGGCCGGGCCGGCCGCCCCGCGGAAGCGAGGGAAATCGTCCGGCGCCTGGATTCGCTCTCGCGGACCCGCTACGTCGCGCCGCTCGACCTCGCGATGGTCGAGATCGGTCTCGGCGACGCCGACGCGGCCTTCCGGGTCCTCGATCGGGCGGTCGAGGAGCGCAACGCCTGGCTCATCTTCCTGAACGTGGAGCCGATGTTCGACCCCATCCGCGCCGATCCGCGCTTCGCGAAGGTCGTCGCCCGCGTCGGGCTGCCGGCGGCGGGGAAGACGCTGTGAGTCTCGCCGCGGGAACCCGGCTGGGGCCCTCCGACGACTTGAAGACCTCCGATGGAATCGCGATGGGAACGATCGCCGCCTACGATTCCGGCGCGGGGGCTGCGATGAGTCCCCGGAGCCCGATCGACGCGAGGATCGCGAGGTTCGCGAAGAGGAGCGGCGCGAAGATCGGCGCACCGTAGAGAAATCGGTCCCAGAGGGTTCGGCCGGGGCCCTCCAGGTTCCCTCGAAGGTGCAGCAGGAACCCGGCGACGCCGACGGCGGCCTCGAGCGCCATGACGCCGAGGCAGGCGCGCAGGAATCGCCGGTCGGAGCGCGCGAAGAGGGCGGTCGCGAGGAAGCCGACCGCGAAGGCGGCGCCGGCGACCGCGATCCACTCCGTCTTCCGGAAGAACCCGTTCTGCGCGTGGTCGGCGAGCGAGAGGCCGAGGTTTCCGACGAAGCCGCCGAGCGCGAGCAGGAGCACCCAGCGCGCCCACTCGGGCTCCGCGGCTTCGACGAGGCGGTCGAGCAGGACGAGGAGCCCGAGCCCGGTGAACGCGAGCGGAGCCGCGAACGGCGCGGTGTAGACGAGGTTCGCGAGCGTCTGCCGCTCGAAGAAGGCGCTGTCGAGATGGAGCAGCAGGCCCGAAACGCCGACGGCGACCGCGGCCGCGCCGACCGCGAGCCCGAGCGCCCGCGCGGCCCGCGCGCCCCGCGGGCGGAAGCCGCCGGCGAGGAACGAGGCGAGGAGGAGCGGCGCCGCGGCGATCGAGAACCCGAACGGGATCCATTCCTCCCATCGGGCGAACTCGTTGACCGAGTGCGCGAGGAAGATGTCGAGGGCGAGAAACGCGAAGTTGGCCGCGGCGAAGAGCTCGACCGCGGCCGCCGCGCTACGGTAGCGCGCCGGTACCCGCACGGGCGGGGACCTTTCCGCCGCGCGCCTCGATCTCCGCCGCCCGGGCCTTGATCTCGGTCAGCTTCGACGTCAGCTCGTAGGCGCCGTGCCACTGGACGAAGTCCGCGCCGCCCATGAAGGCGCCGTGCTTGGCGGTGCGCCCGTCGTAGTGCCACATGTTGAAGTAGAGGTACTTGATCGGGTCGTCGAAGGGGACCTTCGTGAGGAGACCCTCGGACGCGAGGCGGTCCATGATCCCCTTCGCCTCGCGCACGGTCGCGTTGGTCGCCGCGACCACCGTCTCCGCCTCCTGGTAGAAACGGTCGATGCTCGCCGCCGGATGGCACTTGCGGCACGTCTCCTTCATCGCGACCTGCGCGGCGGTGAAGTTCGGCCGCTTGTCGGTGATCTCGGCGAAGAGATAGTACGAGAGCCTCTCGCTCGTGTCGTGCGTCGTCTTCAGCCCCTCGAGCCCGGAGAGATGGCATGTCGCGCAGGTCGGCACCGGCATGTCGGCGGTCGTGAGGCGCTTCGGGTCGGCCGAGAGATTCATCCGCGCGCGCTGGGCGTTGAAGAGCACGCCGTGCTTGGACTCGTGGTAGATCTCGATCTGCGAGTGGTCGGGGCCGAGGTGGCACTGGCCGCACGTCTCCGGGAGACGCGCGAGCTCGACCGACGCCGCGTGGCGCGCATGGCACGACGTGCACGCGCCGATCGACCCGTCCGCGTTCGGGCGTCCGACGGCGTGGCATTTCTGGCATCCGCTGGCGAGCGCCTGCGGACCCTCGAGCGGCGGGAGCGCGTTGGGCGGCCGTTTGACCCCGCCCGGATGGAACTGCTCGGAAAACGCGATCTGCTCGGGGGTGAACTCCTTCGGCCCGGTGACGGCCGCCCACGCGGGCGCCGCGTGCCGGCTCCGCAGGAACTGGTCGTATTCGGTCGCGTGGCACTGCTTGCAGTTGGCCGCCGTCACGTGGCGCGCGAGCACGAAGCCGCGGTGATCGTATTTCTCCTGTCCCGCGATCGCCTGGTGGCACTCGAGGCAGTTGACCTTCCGGGCCGCGTGCCGGCTCATCTCGTACTCGCGGACGATCGCGGGCGTCTCCCGCGCGTGGCATTCGGCGCATTTGCCCGAGGCGCGCACGAGCGCGGCGCTCGGCTGGGCGGTCTCGCGGGCGGGGCGCGCCCGGTTGACCATGAAGGCGGCGACGAGGATCGCCGTTCCGAGGAACACCGCGATGAAGACGTTGCGGAATCCCATCGTCTTCTCCTTTCGGGAGCGCGGCCATTCTACGCAGCGCCGTCACGCCGCGATAAGATGCGATCGAATCATTCGAAGGAGGTTGCGAGTGAAACGAGCGGCGGCGGCATGTCTGGTGGCGGTCTTCCTGGGATTCGGCGCGAGCGCGCAGGAGAAGCCCTCGGAATCGCCGAAACGCGAACCGGCTCGGAGCGAGCCGGGCCGGAGCGAAACGCCTCGGGAGGAGACGCCGAATCGGACGCCCACCGAGCCTCCGAAGGCGGAGCAGTCGGTCACGCAGCACGCGATCGTGATCGGCGGCGCGACCGTCAACTACACCGCGACCGCCGGCACCTTCGTCGTGAAGAACGAGGAAGAAGAGCCGGTCGCCAACATCGGCTTCACGGCGTACGTCAAGCGCGGCGGCGATCCGTCCGCGCGGCCGATCACGTTCGCCTACAACGGCGGCCCCGGCTCTTCCTCCGTCTGGCTGCACATGGGTGCGCTCGGGCCGCGCCGCATCGTCGTCACCGACGCCGGGTTCACGCCGCCCCCTCCCTACCGCGTCGTCGACAACGCGGAAAGCATCATCGACCGCACCGACCTCGTGATGATCGATCCGGTCGGGACCGGGTTCTCGCGCGCGGCGGGAAAGACCAAGGACAAGGATTTCTGGGGGACGGACCCCGACATCGAGTCGGTCTCGAACTTCATCAAGCAGTGGGTTACCGAGAACGGGCGTTGGAACTCGCCGAAATACCTGCTCGGCGAGAGCTACGGCACGACGCGCTCGGCCGGCATCGTCGACCGCCTGCAGGGGCGCGAGGGGATGGCGTTCAACGGCGTGATCCTCGTCTCGGTCGCGCTCGACCTCGAGGCGATCTTCAACGCGCCCGGAAACGACCGTCCCTACCCGCTCTTCCTCCCGACTTACGCGGCGGTGGCCTGGTACCACAAGGCGCTGCCGGACCGGCCGGAGAAGCTCGATCCGTTCCTCGACGAGGTCCGCGCCTGGGCGATGGGTCCGTACGCCGCGGCGCTGATGAAGGGCGACGCGATCTCCGACGCGGAGGTCGACGCCGTCGCCCGGAAGATCCACGAGTACACCGGGCTCTCGGAGGAGTACGTGAAGCGGTCGAATCTGCGGATCGACGAAGCCGCCTTCACGCAGGAGCTCCTCCGCGAGCGCGGCGAGACGGTCGGACGCCTCGACGCCCGGTTCCTCGGACCGACGCTCGATCCGATCGGCCGTGACGCCGAGTACGATCCCCAGAGCGCCGCGATCTCGGCCGCTTACACGGCCGCCTTCCTCGACTACTACCATCGCGAGCTGAACTTCGGGAAGGGGAAGACCTACATCATCACGAATTACGGGCTCTTCCCGCACTGGGACTTCAAGCACAAGGCGCCCGGCGGGAGGTTCCCGTCCCCCTTCACGAACACGGGGCTCGACCTGGCGCACGCGCTGACGGTCAACCCGAACCTGCGCGTGCTCGTGCTGAACGGGTACTTCGACCTCGCGACGCCGTTCCTCGCGACGGAGTCGATGATGTCGCACATGCTCCTCGCGAAGGACCTGCGCTCGCACGTCGAGATGAAGTACTACCCCGCGGGGCACATGATGTACGTCAACGAGGGGGCGCTGAAGGCGATGAAGGCGGACGTCGCCGCGTTCATGGACCGGACCAGCGGGCGGCGGTAGGGTCCGGAGCCCGCACCCTCCGGTATCATCGGCTTCACCCCGATGAGCCTCGCCGCGGGAACCCGGCTCGGTCCGTACGATCCGCCTTCGCTCCTCTGGAGCTACGGCGCGACTGGTCCGCCTTCGCTCCTCTGGAGCCACGGCGCGACTTCGGCGGAAAAGTCATGTTGACGCCCGGTACGAGGCTCGGTCCCTATGAGGTGCTGGCCCCGCTGGGGGCGGGAGGCATGGGAGAGGTGTACCGGGCCCGCGACACGCGGCTCGGCCGGGAGGTCGCGATCAAGGTCCTGCCGGAGGCGCTCGCCCGGGACCCCGAACGGATCGCCCGGTTCGAGCGTGAAGCGCGCTCGGCGTCCGCGTTGTCCCACGCCCACACCGTCGCCGTGTTCGACGTCGGCCGGACGGGCGACAGCCTGTATCTCGTCACGGAGATCGTCGAGGGAGGGAACCTCCGCGAGGTGATCGACCGCGGTCCCGTGCCGCTCCGCCGCGCGATCGATCTCGCCGCGCAGATCGCGTCCGGCCTCGCCGCGGCCCACGAAAGCGGTATCGTCCACCGGGACTTGAAGCCCGAGAACGTCC harbors:
- a CDS encoding protein kinase produces the protein MGPYEVLSPLGAGGMGEVYRARDTRLGREVAVKVLPETLARDAERVRRFESEARAASALADPHVVTVFDVGEQEGIPWIATELVEGVDLRHLLDSGPLPLAKAVDLGVQIAEGLAAAHDRGIVHRDMKPENVLITRSGTAKIADFGLAKQTEPSSDLSRMATAAASATATGIVMGTIAYMSPEQARGAKVDFRADQFAFGLILYEMLTGRRAFARENPADTLSAILRDEPAPIAGVAPGTPPPLAQIVGRCLAKEPAGRYGSTRDLVHDLRSAGDAAVPASAPSVAPPSRHGSRPAVAGAIAAAAVLLAAGGFFLLRRRAPAPAGIDSLAILPFANSSGKPETDFLSDGITESLINKVSQVSGLRVISRTSAFHYKGKEIDPEKVAKELNVRALLTGHVLAVGDSLSVGAELVDAKDGRHLWGEQYNRKMADIFSMQSEIASEIATALRGNLTGQEQGKIEKRPTDNLAAYESFLKGKYFLDRSNPDDLEKARAAFEEAVSRDPNFALAHVGASACYGIEASAEYRNPAESWPKAREHAERAVALDDSLPEGHVALAAILLNRDWDWAAAEKEFKRAMALGPVTIASADPNDLYAMNLAALGRLDEAVSSEMKARKTDPLSPLLASDVAQIYYYARRYDDALREARRALELQPDSVFAKVTLGLSLVLEGKSEAGIASLESAVKLSGEAPSQLAILGWALGRAGRPAEAREIVRRLDSLSRTRYVAPLDLAMVEIGLGDADAAFRVLDRAVEERNAWLIFLNVEPMFDPIRADPRFAKVVARVGLPAAGKTL
- the egtD gene encoding L-histidine N(alpha)-methyltransferase, translating into MSSAAALSTFAMDVARDLALSPRQLQSKYLYDRLGSRLFEAICRLPWYTITRAELGLLSRHADEIAAELPDPLTLTELGPGDGEKIALLAAALVRERSALATHLIDISQTALDQAERRLGRYEGVSVVGHRASYEEGLRRVARARNGDGGLLVLFLGSNLGNFDRDAARDFLRAIRGTLRPGDALLLGADLVKPEKDLVLAYDDPLGVTAAFDKNLLLRINRELDGNFDLEAFAHRAVFDSVESRVEMRLVSLRDQEVEIPAAGTRVRFAEGDYIWTESSYKYTAAVLRRLVEDAGFACRRQWVDSEAAFALALFSAT
- a CDS encoding SUMF1/EgtB/PvdO family nonheme iron enzyme, which translates into the protein PGFEPGPLYPVYSSDFFDGAHFVMKGGSPATTGDLLRRTFRNWFQPHYPYPYATFRCARTAA
- a CDS encoding multiheme c-type cytochrome, whose translation is MGFRNVFIAVFLGTAILVAAFMVNRARPARETAQPSAALVRASGKCAECHARETPAIVREYEMSRHAARKVNCLECHQAIAGQEKYDHRGFVLARHVTAANCKQCHATEYDQFLRSRHAAPAWAAVTGPKEFTPEQIAFSEQFHPGGVKRPPNALPPLEGPQALASGCQKCHAVGRPNADGSIGACTSCHARHAASVELARLPETCGQCHLGPDHSQIEIYHESKHGVLFNAQRARMNLSADPKRLTTADMPVPTCATCHLSGLEGLKTTHDTSERLSYYLFAEITDKRPNFTAAQVAMKETCRKCHPAASIDRFYQEAETVVAATNATVREAKGIMDRLASEGLLTKVPFDDPIKYLYFNMWHYDGRTAKHGAFMGGADFVQWHGAYELTSKLTEIKARAAEIEARGGKVPARAGTGALP